One stretch of Nicotiana tabacum cultivar K326 chromosome 18, ASM71507v2, whole genome shotgun sequence DNA includes these proteins:
- the LOC107809299 gene encoding WUSCHEL-related homeobox 3-like: MSFLKREKLTRPTRWSPTPEQLMFLEEMYRKGLRNPNATQIQNITAHLSSYGKIEGKNVFYWFQNHKARDRQKLKKKLLAQMNQQQIFSQYPVDAHNTTTTNTNTNNLFHCPTDHYSHNSSSVVNQICPISSPGLPQEGGIKDASSRLMTYLYPMDISRPVENMENCMIRPYGKDWVLMMNISPNTLPCCINKPLKTLPLFPITETNGLKEQTNTTSSTLSHSFSS; encoded by the exons atgtcttttttgaaaagagaaaaaTTGACAAGACCAACAAGGTGGAGTCCAACCCCAGAACAACTTATGTTCTTAGAAGAAATGTATAGGAAAGGTTTAAGAAATCCAAATGCTactcaaatacaaaatattactGCCCATTTGTCTTCTTATGGAAAAATTGAAGGGAAAAATGTGTTTTATTGGTTTCAAAACCACAAAGCTAGAGATAGACAGAAGCTTAAGAAAAAACTCCTTGCCCAAATGAACCAACAACAAATTTTTTCTCAATATCCTGTTGATGCGCACAATACAACCACCACAAACACCAACACAAACAATCTTTTTCACTGCCCTACTGATCACTACTCTCATAATTCTTCATCTGTTGTGAACCAAATATGTCCTATTAGCTCTCCTGGACTTCCTCAAGAG GGTGGAATCAAAGATGCATCATCTCGATTAATGACTTACCTATATCCAATGGATATTTCAAGACCAGTTGAGAATATGGAAAATTGCATGATAAGACCATACGGAAAAGATTGGGTTTTGATGATGAACATTAGTCCTAATACTTTACCTTGTTGTATCAATAAACCCCTCAAAACCCTACCACTTTTTCCTATAACTGAAACCAATGGCCTCAAGGAACAGACCAATACAACATCTTCCACTTTAAGTCATTCATTTTCAAGTTAA